A single Polyodon spathula isolate WHYD16114869_AA chromosome 6, ASM1765450v1, whole genome shotgun sequence DNA region contains:
- the lats1 gene encoding serine/threonine-protein kinase LATS1 isoform X1 has protein sequence MKRGEKPEGYRQMRPKTFPASNYTGNSRQMLQEIRESLRNLSRPSDSAKTEQGSGKGVTEDPRQQGRNSNPKFVTYHKALQEIRNSLLPFANEPSSSGRGGSEVNRQMLQDLQAAGFEEEMVIRALKQTNCRSLEAAIEYISKMSYQDPWREQMVAAAVRPVNAGMKAPGSGHVQQPINRKQSWKGSKESLVQRHGPPLVEGVMYRSDSPGSPSEMGVRPLSGSGLTAFSQVHQGNGQRVNPPPPPQVRSITPPPPPPRGTTPPPTSWDTNPSTKRFSGNMEFLVPRVSPGPQGAWSEGYSAHPPPGQRGISSVPLGRQPIIMQSSGGTKFSFPPGWSQNGTGPPDFLGPPPPYPMSQGNRQSPPASQMQAGGPVSSPTYANGSNLPQSMMVSNRNSHNLDLYNIASIPSSWPQPLPPSQPQSSPCNSGHATSWQHKLPVRSNSFTNPQLSGRPIHPASSQPSATTVTAITQAPILQPVKSMRVQKPELQTAVAPTHPPWMQQPPPPSGSPPSLGSSPVVAEVPSYQGPPPPYPKHLLQQPNQSYDSSAKSGSSKEDQVGVAGRKEQEEESSSGSINERAEVTEGAIGVSAGSADKEKKQISTSPVPVRRNKKDESRIQIYSPQAFKFFMEQHVENILKNHQQRLRRKKQLESEMQRVGLSEDAQEQMRMMLCQKESNYIRLKRAKMDKCMFVKIKTLGIGAFGEVCLAKKVDTNALYAMKTLRKKDVLLRNQVAHVKAERDILAEADNEWVVRLYYSFQDKDNLYFVMDYIPGGDMMSLLIRMSIFPEDLAQFYIAELTCAVESVHKMGFIHRDIKPDNILIDRDGHIKLTDFGLCTGFRWTHDSKYYQSGDHVRQDSMDFSKEWEDSTNCRCGDRLKPLERRAARQHQRCLAHSLVGTPNYIAPEVLLRTGYTQLCDWWSVGVILYEMLVGQPPFLASAPLETQLKVINWQTSLHIPPQAKLSPEASDLIIKLCRGPEDRLGKNGADEIKVQPFFKTIDFSTDLRQQEQPAPYIPKITHSTDTSNFDPVDPDKLWSSGDDGEGNLNDTLNGWYKKGKHPEHAFYEFTFRRFFDDNGHPYSYPKPIEYDGYDPEDPDSAQYGREDGSSQARHAGQSRDLVYV, from the exons ATGAAGAGGGGGGAGAAACCCGAAGGATACAGACAGATGAGGCCGAAAACCTTCCCTGCAAGCAACTACACTGGCAACAGTCGGCAAATGTTGCAGGAGATCCGGGAGAGTCTGCGCAACCTGTCTAGGCCATCAGATTCTGCCAAAACGGAGCAGGGCTCTGGTAAAGGAGTGACTGAGGACCCCAGGCAGCAGGGCCGAAACAGCAACCCCAAGTTTGTCACCTACCACAAAGCCCTTCAGGAGATCCGCAATTCACTCCTTCCCTTTGCAAACGAGCCCAGCTCCTCTGGAAGAGGAGGCTCAGAAGTCAATAGACAGATGCTACAGGATTTGCAAGCGGCTGGGTTTGAGGAA GAGATGGTCATTCGCGCTCTGAAACAAACCAATTGTCGAAGTTTGGAGGCAGCCATTGAGTATATCAGTAAAATGAGCTACCAGGACCCTTGGAGGGAGCAGATGGTGGCTGCTGCTGTAAGGCCAGTCAATGCAGGGATGAAAGCGCCAG GTTCAGGCCATGTCCAGCAGCCGATCAACCGCAAGCAGAGCTGGAAGGGTTCGAAGGAGTCTTTGGTTCAGAGACACGGGCCTCCACTAGTGGAGGGGGTGATGTACCGCTCTGATAGCCCTGGCTCACCGTCTGAAATGGGTGTGCGGCCCCTGTCAGGCTCAGGACTGACAGCTTTCTCCCAGGTTCACCAGGGAAATGGGCAGCGTGTCAACCCTCCCCCGCCTCCACAAGTGCGGAGCatcacacctcctcctcctccaccgaGGGGCACCACACCACCCCCAACTTCCTGGGACACCAACCCCTCGACCAAGCGCTTTTCAGGCAACATGGAGTTCCTGGTGCCTCGCGTCTCTCCAGGCCCCCAGGGTGCCTGGTCGGAGGGTTACTCAGCTCACCCTCCACCGGGTCAGCGAGGCATCAGCTCTGTGCCCTTGGGCCGGCAGCCTATCATCATGCAGAGCTCTGGGGGGACCAAGTTTAGCTTCCCACCTGGCTGGTCTCAGAATGGGACAGGGCCGCCAGACTTCCTAGGCCCCCCACCACCTTACCCTATGTCCCAGGGGAACCGACAAAGCCCCCCTGCCTCGCAGATGCAGGCTGGAGGACCAGTCTCCTCCCCCACCTATGCCAATGGTAGCAACCTCCCCCAGTCAATGATGGTGTCCAACAGGAACAGTCACAACCTGGACCTTTACAATATCGCCAGTATCCCCTCCTCTTGGCCCCAGCCTCTACCCCCCAGCCAGCCTCAATCCTCCCCATGTAACAGCGGGCACGCTACCTCCTGGCAACACAAACTTCCCGTACGCTCCAACTCCTTTACAAACCCCCAACTGAGTGGCCGTCCGATCCACCCAGCTAGCTCCCAACCTTCAGCCACCACTGTGACTGCCATCACCCAAGCGCCCATCCTTCAACCTGTCAAGAGCATGCGGGTACAAAAGCCTGAGCTACAGACAGCCGTGGCACCCACTCACCCTCCCTGGATGCAGCAGCCACCCCCACCATCTGGCTCTCCTCCGTCCCTGGGGTCGTCTCCTGTGGTTGCCGAAGTCCCCAGTTACCAGGGCCCTCCACCGCCCTATCCCAAACACCTCCTCCAGCAGCCTAATCAGTCCTATGACTCATCTGCCAAGTCAGGCAGCAGCAAAGAGGACCAGGTTGGTGTAGCTGGAAGAAAGGAACaagaggaggagagcagcagtGGGAGCATTAACGAAAGGGCAGAGGTCACCGAAGGAGCAATAGGGGTGTCTGCAGGATCAGCAGACAAGGAGAAGAAGCAGATCTCTACATCGCCAGTGCCAGTCAGGAGAAACAAGAAGGATGAGTCGCGCATTCAGATCTACTCCCCGCAAGCCTTCAAGTTCTTTATGGAACAGCATGTGGAGAACATCCTAAAGAATCACCAACAGAGGCTGCGACGCAAAAAGCAGCTTGAGAGCGAGATGCAGCGG GTGGGTCTCTCAGAAGATGCTCAAGAGCAGATGCGAATGATGCTTTGCCAGAAGGAGTCTAATTACATCCGGCTAAAACGAGCTAAGATGGACAAGTGCATGTTTGTGAAGATCAAGACCCTGGGCATTGGGGCCTTTGGGGAGGTGTGCCTAGCCAAGAAGGTTGACACCAACGCCTTATATGCCATGAAGACCCTGCGCAAGAAGGATGTTTTGCTGAGGAACCAGGTGGCCCACGTGAAGGCTGAGCGGGACATCTTGGCCGAGGCTGATAACGAGTGGGTAGTGCGTCTCTACTACTCCTTCCAGGACAAGGACAACCTTTACTTTGTTATGGACTACATCCCCGGTGGGGACATGATGAGCCTGCTGATTCGCATGAGTATCTTTCCTGAGGATTTGGCCCAGTTCTACATTGCTGAGCTCACCTGTGCTGTGGAGAGTGTGCACAAGATGGGCTTCATCCACCGTGACATCAAGCCAGACAACATTCTCATCGACCGTGACGGGCACATCAAGCTCACTGACTTTGGCCTCTGCACAGGCTTCCGCTGGACCCATGACTCCAAGTACTACCAGAGCG GTGACCATGTGCGACAGGATAGTATGGACTTCAGTAAAGAATGGGAAGACTCAACAAACTGCCGATGCGGGGACAGACTTAAACCTCTGGAGCGACGAGCAGCCCGACAGCACCAGCGATGTCTAGCACACTCCTTAGTCGGGACACCAAACTACATTGCACCAGAGGTCTTGTTGAGGACAG gctACACCCAGCTGTGTGATTGGTGGAGTGTTGGTGTCATTCTTTATGAAATGTTAGTGGGACAGCCCCCATTCCTGGCATCAGCTCCATTGGAAACACAACTAAAg GTGATCAACTGGCAGACAAGCCTTCACATCCCTCCTCAGGCCAAGCTGAGCCCAGAGGCATCAGACTTGATAATCAAACTGTGCCGGGGACCTGAGGACCGTCTGGGAAAGAATGGGGCCGATGAAATCAAAGTCCAACCCTTCTTCAAGACCATTGACTTCTCAACCGACCTGCGTCAACAGGAGCAGCCTGCTCCCTACATACCCAAGATCACACACTCCACGGACACCTCCAACTTTGACCCTGTGGACCCAGACAAGCTGTGGAGCAGCGGTGATGATGGCGAGGGCAATCTGAACGACACTCTAAACGGCTGGTACAAAAAGGGCAAGCACCCCGAACATGCCTTCTACGAGTTCACCTTTCGACGGTTTTTTGATGACAATGGACACCCCTACAGTTATCCCAAACCCATAGAGTATGACGGCTATGACCCAGAGGACCCGGACTCGGCGCAATATGGGAGGGAGGATGGATCCAGCCAGGCAAGACATGCTGGACAGAGTCGGGATTTAGTATATGTGTAG
- the lats1 gene encoding serine/threonine-protein kinase LATS1 isoform X2, which produces MKRGEKPEGYRQMRPKTFPASNYTGNSRQMLQEIRESLRNLSRPSDSAKTEQGSGKGVTEDPRQQGRNSNPKFVTYHKALQEIRNSLLPFANEPSSSGRGGSEVNRQMLQDLQAAGFEEEMVIRALKQTNCRSLEAAIEYISKMSYQDPWREQMVAAAVRPVNAGMKAPGSGHVQQPINRKQSWKGSKESLVQRHGPPLVEGVMYRSDSPGSPSEMGVRPLSGSGLTAFSQVHQGNGQRVNPPPPPQVRSITPPPPPPRGTTPPPTSWDTNPSTKRFSGNMEFLVPRVSPGPQGAWSEGYSAHPPPGQRGISSVPLGRQPIIMQSSGGTKFSFPPGWSQNGTGPPDFLGPPPPYPMSQGNRQSPPASQMQAGGPVSSPTYANGSNLPQSMMVSNRNSHNLDLYNIASIPSSWPQPLPPSQPQSSPCNSGHATSWQHKLPVRSNSFTNPQLSGRPIHPASSQPSATTVTAITQAPILQPVKSMRVQKPELQTAVAPTHPPWMQQPPPPSGSPPSLGSSPVVAEVPSYQGPPPPYPKHLLQQPNQSYDSSAKSGSSKEDQVGVAGRKEQEEESSSGSINERAEVTEGAIGVSAGSADKEKKQISTSPVPVRRNKKDESRIQIYSPQAFKFFMEQHVENILKNHQQRLRRKKQLESEMQRSS; this is translated from the exons ATGAAGAGGGGGGAGAAACCCGAAGGATACAGACAGATGAGGCCGAAAACCTTCCCTGCAAGCAACTACACTGGCAACAGTCGGCAAATGTTGCAGGAGATCCGGGAGAGTCTGCGCAACCTGTCTAGGCCATCAGATTCTGCCAAAACGGAGCAGGGCTCTGGTAAAGGAGTGACTGAGGACCCCAGGCAGCAGGGCCGAAACAGCAACCCCAAGTTTGTCACCTACCACAAAGCCCTTCAGGAGATCCGCAATTCACTCCTTCCCTTTGCAAACGAGCCCAGCTCCTCTGGAAGAGGAGGCTCAGAAGTCAATAGACAGATGCTACAGGATTTGCAAGCGGCTGGGTTTGAGGAA GAGATGGTCATTCGCGCTCTGAAACAAACCAATTGTCGAAGTTTGGAGGCAGCCATTGAGTATATCAGTAAAATGAGCTACCAGGACCCTTGGAGGGAGCAGATGGTGGCTGCTGCTGTAAGGCCAGTCAATGCAGGGATGAAAGCGCCAG GTTCAGGCCATGTCCAGCAGCCGATCAACCGCAAGCAGAGCTGGAAGGGTTCGAAGGAGTCTTTGGTTCAGAGACACGGGCCTCCACTAGTGGAGGGGGTGATGTACCGCTCTGATAGCCCTGGCTCACCGTCTGAAATGGGTGTGCGGCCCCTGTCAGGCTCAGGACTGACAGCTTTCTCCCAGGTTCACCAGGGAAATGGGCAGCGTGTCAACCCTCCCCCGCCTCCACAAGTGCGGAGCatcacacctcctcctcctccaccgaGGGGCACCACACCACCCCCAACTTCCTGGGACACCAACCCCTCGACCAAGCGCTTTTCAGGCAACATGGAGTTCCTGGTGCCTCGCGTCTCTCCAGGCCCCCAGGGTGCCTGGTCGGAGGGTTACTCAGCTCACCCTCCACCGGGTCAGCGAGGCATCAGCTCTGTGCCCTTGGGCCGGCAGCCTATCATCATGCAGAGCTCTGGGGGGACCAAGTTTAGCTTCCCACCTGGCTGGTCTCAGAATGGGACAGGGCCGCCAGACTTCCTAGGCCCCCCACCACCTTACCCTATGTCCCAGGGGAACCGACAAAGCCCCCCTGCCTCGCAGATGCAGGCTGGAGGACCAGTCTCCTCCCCCACCTATGCCAATGGTAGCAACCTCCCCCAGTCAATGATGGTGTCCAACAGGAACAGTCACAACCTGGACCTTTACAATATCGCCAGTATCCCCTCCTCTTGGCCCCAGCCTCTACCCCCCAGCCAGCCTCAATCCTCCCCATGTAACAGCGGGCACGCTACCTCCTGGCAACACAAACTTCCCGTACGCTCCAACTCCTTTACAAACCCCCAACTGAGTGGCCGTCCGATCCACCCAGCTAGCTCCCAACCTTCAGCCACCACTGTGACTGCCATCACCCAAGCGCCCATCCTTCAACCTGTCAAGAGCATGCGGGTACAAAAGCCTGAGCTACAGACAGCCGTGGCACCCACTCACCCTCCCTGGATGCAGCAGCCACCCCCACCATCTGGCTCTCCTCCGTCCCTGGGGTCGTCTCCTGTGGTTGCCGAAGTCCCCAGTTACCAGGGCCCTCCACCGCCCTATCCCAAACACCTCCTCCAGCAGCCTAATCAGTCCTATGACTCATCTGCCAAGTCAGGCAGCAGCAAAGAGGACCAGGTTGGTGTAGCTGGAAGAAAGGAACaagaggaggagagcagcagtGGGAGCATTAACGAAAGGGCAGAGGTCACCGAAGGAGCAATAGGGGTGTCTGCAGGATCAGCAGACAAGGAGAAGAAGCAGATCTCTACATCGCCAGTGCCAGTCAGGAGAAACAAGAAGGATGAGTCGCGCATTCAGATCTACTCCCCGCAAGCCTTCAAGTTCTTTATGGAACAGCATGTGGAGAACATCCTAAAGAATCACCAACAGAGGCTGCGACGCAAAAAGCAGCTTGAGAGCGAGATGCAGCGG TCTTCGTGA